From the genome of Turicibacter faecis, one region includes:
- the proS gene encoding proline--tRNA ligase, whose translation MKQSMMFIPTLREVPSDAEIRSHQFLLRAGFIKQVAAGVYTYLPLAKRSLHHIETIIREELNAIDGNELLMPALQPKELWDETGRWSVYGSELMRLTDRNSREFALGPTHEEVITDVVRDYLNSYKKLPLTVYQIQTKFRDEARPRFGLMRGREFIMKDAYSFHANQESLDKTYDKFVQAYTNIFNRCGLKFRMVEADSGQIGGSQSAEFMALAEVGEDTIVYSTTGSFAANIEVADLPVGAPSPDGVGVVDHAKGIEVGHVFKLGTKYSESMNAVFLDENQKKQPIIMGCYGIGVSRVMMAVIEQNNDENGMIWPKSIAPFDIHVIPVDVKKAEQLDAATKIYEDLKAVGFEVLLDDRKERAGVKFSDADLIGLPIRVTVGRGISDGLVEIKIRQTGEVFEVKVTELVSFIKEKYQELA comes from the coding sequence ATGAAACAATCAATGATGTTTATTCCAACATTGCGTGAAGTACCAAGTGATGCCGAGATTCGCTCACATCAATTTTTATTGCGTGCTGGATTTATTAAACAAGTTGCAGCTGGAGTCTATACTTATTTACCGCTTGCGAAGCGTTCACTTCATCATATTGAAACGATTATTCGCGAAGAATTAAATGCGATTGATGGAAACGAGTTATTAATGCCAGCGTTACAACCAAAAGAATTATGGGACGAGACGGGACGTTGGTCTGTTTATGGATCTGAATTGATGAGATTAACTGATCGTAATAGCCGTGAATTTGCGTTAGGACCTACACATGAAGAGGTTATTACAGATGTTGTACGTGATTATTTAAATTCATATAAAAAATTACCATTAACCGTTTATCAGATTCAAACAAAGTTCCGTGATGAAGCACGTCCACGTTTTGGATTAATGCGTGGTCGAGAGTTTATTATGAAGGATGCCTATTCGTTTCATGCAAATCAGGAATCTTTAGATAAAACGTATGATAAATTTGTACAGGCTTATACTAATATCTTTAATCGTTGTGGATTAAAATTTAGAATGGTAGAAGCGGATAGTGGACAAATCGGTGGATCACAATCAGCGGAGTTTATGGCTTTAGCTGAAGTTGGAGAAGACACAATTGTGTATTCAACAACAGGATCATTCGCGGCAAATATTGAAGTTGCAGATTTACCAGTTGGTGCTCCATCACCAGATGGTGTCGGTGTGGTAGATCATGCAAAAGGAATCGAAGTTGGACATGTCTTTAAATTAGGAACAAAATATTCTGAATCAATGAATGCTGTTTTTCTTGATGAGAATCAAAAGAAACAACCTATTATCATGGGATGCTATGGAATAGGTGTTAGCCGTGTGATGATGGCAGTGATTGAGCAAAATAATGATGAGAATGGAATGATTTGGCCGAAGTCGATTGCTCCATTTGATATTCATGTTATTCCAGTTGATGTTAAGAAAGCTGAGCAGTTAGACGCTGCTACAAAAATTTATGAAGACTTGAAAGCTGTTGGATTTGAAGTACTATTAGATGATCGTAAAGAACGTGCAGGTGTCAAATTCTCTGATGCAGATTTAATTGGTCTTCCGATTCGCGTGACAGTTGGTCGTGGAATTAGTGATGGATTAGTGGAAATCAAAATTCGACAGACTGGTGAAGTTTTTGAAGTAAAGGTTACAGAACTTGTATCATTTATTAAGGAAAAGTATCAGGAATTAGCTTAA
- the rseP gene encoding RIP metalloprotease RseP, with amino-acid sequence MIGILSFILALGVIILVHELGHFLVAKHYGILCHEFSIGMGPLVWSKKRGETTYSIRAIPFGGYVSMAGEEAEKEIVKVDQVVGLEFDQNGKVNKIFLDPTNQKVVGTIKELDLYKALSITLTLEGGEVQRYDVDHDANYILEKSVQQIAPYDRCLESKSKWARFATMAAGATMNFVLAFVLFFIVGLAVGMPTGSNRLGGVVENSPAQVAGLVAGDQIISYNNHSVANWEELTQAISSTKDSTTVTYIRDGQTKTVELTPQISENGGQISTSIGVSTEYEKSLLSGFNYAVFKMKEAFVSIFQTFKMLFVTKEAGIDDLSGPVGIYTMTSTIATFGLTSLIIWIGFLSVNIGIMNLLPLPALDGGRIVFVLIEALIGRPIDRRVEGYVHMAGLLLFFGLFIYVTFNDVIRLINA; translated from the coding sequence ATGATAGGAATTTTAAGCTTTATTTTAGCCTTAGGGGTTATTATCCTTGTTCATGAACTAGGACATTTTTTAGTTGCAAAACATTATGGAATTTTATGTCACGAGTTTTCAATAGGAATGGGACCGCTTGTATGGAGTAAAAAGCGCGGTGAAACGACTTATTCTATTCGCGCAATCCCATTCGGGGGATACGTTTCAATGGCAGGCGAAGAGGCCGAGAAAGAGATCGTTAAGGTTGATCAAGTCGTCGGGTTAGAGTTTGATCAAAATGGAAAAGTTAATAAGATATTTCTAGATCCTACGAATCAGAAAGTCGTTGGGACAATTAAGGAGTTAGATTTATACAAGGCATTAAGTATCACTTTGACATTAGAAGGTGGCGAAGTGCAAAGGTATGATGTTGATCATGATGCAAATTATATCCTTGAAAAAAGTGTACAGCAAATTGCCCCGTACGACCGCTGCCTAGAGTCAAAATCAAAATGGGCTCGATTTGCGACCATGGCCGCAGGAGCTACAATGAATTTTGTTTTAGCATTTGTTCTGTTTTTTATTGTGGGTCTTGCAGTAGGAATGCCAACTGGATCAAATAGGTTAGGAGGAGTTGTTGAAAATTCTCCTGCTCAGGTGGCCGGATTGGTAGCGGGTGATCAAATTATTTCTTATAACAATCACTCCGTAGCAAATTGGGAGGAATTAACCCAGGCTATTTCTTCTACCAAGGATTCAACAACGGTGACGTACATTAGAGATGGACAGACAAAGACGGTAGAGCTTACCCCTCAAATTAGTGAAAATGGGGGGCAAATAAGTACTTCAATTGGGGTTTCTACAGAATATGAAAAATCTCTCTTATCGGGTTTTAACTATGCGGTATTTAAAATGAAGGAAGCATTTGTATCAATTTTTCAAACATTTAAAATGTTATTTGTTACAAAAGAGGCCGGGATTGATGATTTATCAGGACCTGTTGGAATTTATACGATGACATCTACCATTGCAACCTTTGGATTAACTTCGCTAATAATATGGATTGGCTTTTTAAGTGTTAATATTGGAATTATGAATTTACTACCTTTACCGGCCTTAGATGGAGGAAGAATCGTTTTTGTTTTAATTGAGGCGCTTATTGGGCGTCCAATCGACCGTCGTGTTGAAGGGTATGTTCATATGGCGGGACTACTTTTATTCTTCGGATTATTCATTTATGTGACGTTTAATGATGTTATTCGCCTGATTAATGCATAA
- the dxr gene encoding 1-deoxy-D-xylulose-5-phosphate reductoisomerase: MKNIYLLGATGSIGTQTLDVIRQHPDKFRLVAFSAGRNIELTKKIINEFRPAYVSVISEQSAKQLAEQYKEVEFGFGDEGLINVATYDAVAGDEHFVLSAVMGAVGLLPTLKAIEMRRTIGIANKETLVTAGHLVMEKARKYGVKLLPVDSEHSAIYQCLQGEDAKAIRKIIITASGGSFRDYTREMLKEVTREQALNHPNWSMGAKITIDSATMMNKGLEVIEAHWLFDLPYDQIETILHRQSIIHSMVEFEDTSIIAHLGTPDMRIPIQFAMSYPERIDLKQSKSLKLEEVGMLEFKKMDFERFPCLKMAYEAGHEGGSCPTVLNAANEAAVDLFLKDKISFLDIEKVVYESLEHHHKVDRPALEDIIEIDKNTRRIITEKYE; encoded by the coding sequence ATGAAAAATATTTATTTATTAGGAGCAACAGGCTCAATTGGTACACAGACACTAGATGTGATTCGACAACATCCAGATAAGTTCCGTTTAGTTGCATTTTCCGCGGGGCGTAACATTGAGTTAACAAAAAAGATTATTAATGAATTCAGACCGGCCTATGTTTCTGTTATTAGTGAGCAATCCGCTAAGCAGTTGGCTGAACAATATAAAGAAGTGGAGTTTGGATTTGGGGATGAAGGTTTAATAAATGTCGCAACATACGATGCAGTTGCTGGTGATGAGCATTTTGTTTTATCAGCTGTTATGGGGGCGGTTGGGTTATTGCCAACATTAAAAGCAATTGAGATGCGTAGAACGATTGGAATTGCTAATAAGGAGACTCTTGTTACTGCGGGTCATTTAGTGATGGAGAAGGCTCGAAAATATGGAGTGAAGTTGTTACCCGTCGATAGTGAACATTCTGCAATTTATCAATGTTTACAGGGGGAGGATGCAAAGGCAATAAGAAAAATTATTATTACGGCAAGTGGTGGCTCATTCCGAGATTACACACGGGAAATGTTGAAGGAAGTAACCCGTGAACAGGCTCTAAATCATCCAAATTGGTCAATGGGTGCCAAAATTACGATTGATTCTGCAACCATGATGAATAAAGGATTAGAGGTCATTGAAGCACATTGGTTGTTTGATTTACCATATGATCAAATTGAAACGATTCTCCATAGACAAAGTATTATTCATTCCATGGTTGAGTTTGAGGATACAAGTATTATTGCTCATTTGGGAACCCCAGATATGCGTATTCCTATTCAATTTGCAATGAGTTACCCCGAGCGAATTGATTTAAAACAGTCTAAATCTTTAAAATTAGAAGAGGTAGGCATGTTAGAGTTTAAAAAAATGGATTTTGAACGTTTTCCTTGTTTGAAAATGGCCTATGAGGCTGGACATGAAGGAGGAAGTTGTCCGACGGTTTTAAATGCGGCAAACGAGGCAGCCGTTGATTTGTTTCTAAAAGATAAAATTTCCTTTCTAGATATTGAGAAAGTTGTATATGAATCTTTGGAACATCACCACAAGGTTGATCGTCCAGCTTTAGAGGACATTATAGAGATTGATAAAAACACACGTCGTATAATAACTGAAAAGTATGAATAA
- a CDS encoding phosphatidate cytidylyltransferase, which produces MKQRIITAIIMVLIGVPIVVYGNYPVLILGGGLSLVAVREMISMKDITTKTPIEIKLFTIIATLVIVFYSFDFNQLNYHAVTSFGLEIPAIFLFVLLLVSMIRKDFSLKDASYYLLTIFYVGLTFHALLFIRFLGLNLLLFMILIVAITDSGAYFCGKKFGKHKLAPRVSPNKTIEGSFGGTLLGVIGGTLFGSLTGISTHIGILIMISLVVAVVGQLGDLVASSMKREFGIKDFGNLFPGHGGVLDRFDSHLYASLALYILINGLNVVM; this is translated from the coding sequence ATGAAACAACGAATTATTACAGCTATTATCATGGTTTTAATCGGTGTTCCTATTGTTGTTTATGGGAATTATCCTGTTCTTATTTTAGGGGGGGGATTATCGTTAGTAGCTGTACGTGAAATGATTTCAATGAAGGATATAACGACTAAGACGCCGATTGAAATTAAACTGTTCACTATAATTGCAACATTGGTTATTGTTTTTTATTCATTTGATTTTAATCAATTAAACTATCATGCAGTTACCTCTTTTGGGTTAGAGATTCCGGCTATCTTTTTATTTGTTCTATTACTTGTTTCAATGATTCGTAAAGATTTTAGTTTAAAAGATGCATCTTATTATCTCTTAACCATTTTTTACGTGGGCTTAACATTTCATGCACTTTTATTTATCCGCTTTTTAGGATTAAATCTTCTTTTATTTATGATTTTAATAGTAGCTATAACGGATTCAGGAGCCTATTTTTGTGGGAAAAAATTTGGAAAACATAAGTTGGCTCCTCGTGTGAGTCCCAATAAAACGATTGAAGGGTCATTTGGTGGAACGCTATTGGGGGTGATTGGTGGAACCCTATTTGGAAGTTTGACGGGGATTTCAACTCATATTGGCATTCTAATAATGATAAGCTTAGTTGTTGCCGTTGTGGGGCAATTAGGAGATTTAGTCGCATCATCGATGAAAAGAGAATTCGGTATTAAGGATTTTGGAAATCTCTTTCCAGGCCATGGAGGAGTATTGGATCGATTTGATAGCCATCTATATGCGTCATTGGCATTATATATTTTAATTAATGGATTGAACGTGGTGATGTAA
- a CDS encoding isoprenyl transferase has translation MFFKKKKKAQLDKNRILNAPLPQHIAIILDGNGRWAKKRGLPRTAGHQEGAMNVREITKICANIGVKALTVYAFSTENWKRPEEEVKFLMKLPIKFFNDFAPELIENDIRLKVIGNVEDLPKDLQKKVLEITEMTQNNKKMTLTIALNYGSRDEIKQAVQQIATDVLDHQLKVEEISEDLIDRYLMTYDLPPLDLMIRTSGELRISNYLLWQLAYAELYFTSIAWPDFKEQQLYEALFDYQSRQRRFGGLSEKK, from the coding sequence ATGTTCTTTAAAAAGAAAAAAAAGGCACAGTTAGATAAAAATCGCATTTTAAATGCACCTTTGCCACAACATATTGCGATTATTTTAGATGGGAATGGAAGATGGGCTAAAAAGCGTGGTCTCCCGCGAACGGCAGGTCATCAAGAGGGTGCGATGAATGTACGTGAGATTACAAAAATATGTGCAAATATTGGGGTTAAGGCGTTAACTGTCTATGCCTTTTCAACGGAGAATTGGAAACGACCGGAAGAGGAAGTTAAATTTTTAATGAAATTACCCATTAAATTCTTTAATGATTTTGCGCCAGAATTAATAGAGAATGATATTAGATTAAAGGTTATTGGGAATGTAGAGGATTTGCCTAAAGATTTACAGAAAAAAGTGTTAGAAATTACGGAAATGACACAAAATAATAAGAAGATGACATTAACGATTGCACTAAATTATGGTTCAAGGGATGAGATTAAACAGGCAGTTCAGCAGATTGCGACAGATGTTCTAGATCATCAATTAAAAGTAGAAGAGATAAGTGAGGATCTTATTGATCGCTATCTCATGACCTATGATTTACCACCGCTTGATCTCATGATTAGAACGAGCGGGGAATTAAGAATTAGTAATTATTTACTATGGCAATTAGCTTATGCTGAGTTATATTTTACGTCAATTGCCTGGCCTGATTTTAAAGAGCAACAGTTATATGAGGCACTTTTTGATTATCAAAGTCGTCAACGACGCTTTGGTGGATTAAGTGAGAAAAAGTAA
- a CDS encoding GNAT family N-acetyltransferase, translating into MIRFKDVGYLTDGEIDLIIERKVPAHLEKFKAPTYYFQIKKHLSPYEIGKIDIRIGYNENTFYGGNVGYEIYPPYRGNHYAQKACELIKRVAKAHGMNYLYISCLPSNIPSNRTCQRLNARWMGTYYIPIYLEMYMFGVREINIYEWDISN; encoded by the coding sequence ATGATTAGATTCAAGGATGTGGGGTATTTAACAGACGGAGAAATTGATTTAATTATTGAAAGAAAGGTTCCTGCTCATTTAGAGAAGTTTAAGGCGCCAACGTACTATTTTCAAATTAAAAAACATTTAAGCCCTTATGAAATAGGGAAAATTGATATTCGTATTGGTTATAATGAGAATACATTTTATGGGGGAAACGTTGGATATGAAATATATCCTCCGTATCGTGGAAATCATTATGCACAAAAAGCGTGTGAGCTTATTAAACGTGTGGCTAAGGCACATGGGATGAATTACTTGTACATTAGTTGTTTACCGAGTAATATTCCATCGAATAGAACTTGTCAACGACTAAATGCACGATGGATGGGTACCTATTATATTCCTATTTATTTAGAAATGTATATGTTTGGTGTAAGAGAAATTAATATTTATGAATGGGATATTTCAAATTAA
- a CDS encoding transposase family protein: MSHSYFTRKLLNIKDKNITFSEDYLEEVKLNGITSFIFKGILTYQPTHCQKCGTLFDSKFKKHGFKTSRIVIPKVSLHDTYLDLKKQRYYCGHCQSTFTLSTSIVEKNCYISYHTKHAIALEA, from the coding sequence ATGTCTCACTCATATTTTACTAGAAAACTTTTAAATATTAAAGATAAAAATATTACATTTTCAGAAGATTATCTTGAGGAAGTGAAGTTGAACGGAATTACTAGCTTTATCTTTAAAGGTATTCTTACGTATCAACCGACTCATTGTCAAAAATGCGGAACCCTATTTGATTCAAAATTTAAGAAGCATGGATTTAAAACCTCTCGAATTGTCATTCCAAAAGTCTCTCTTCACGATACCTACTTAGACCTAAAAAAACAGCGTTATTATTGTGGGCATTGCCAGTCTACTTTTACACTAAGTACTTCAATTGTTGAAAAGAACTGTTACATTTCTTATCATACGAAACACGCCATTGCTTTAGAGGCCTAA
- a CDS encoding ISL3 family transposase yields the protein MARRHQVSHSTVNRIIHSFYESQTLNLNYLPENLCFDEFKSVKSAEGHMSFIFCDADSKQIIDIVEDRRLNSLQAYFKRYTKEARHRVKNIVIDMYAPYISLIKDLFPHAQIIIDKFHLVQHLSRALNKTRIRFMKKFKKHGRKFKRYWRLFLKSHALLNTTTYRSVYCFKQPMREIDILNFLLDLSPELKATYDLYQELLFALQTKNLKRFNHLLETEHPLVSPEFQTAFQTFKTYQSYIKNTLSTHYTNGPIEGINNKIKVIKRIAFGYRSFYHFKSRILMVQNLTKPKTKILAA from the coding sequence ATCGCACGTCGCCATCAGGTCTCTCATTCAACCGTCAATCGAATCATCCATAGCTTTTATGAATCTCAAACCTTAAACCTTAATTATTTACCTGAAAATCTCTGTTTTGATGAATTTAAATCCGTTAAGTCTGCTGAGGGGCATATGTCTTTTATTTTTTGCGATGCTGACTCAAAACAAATCATCGATATCGTTGAAGATCGTCGTTTAAACTCCCTTCAAGCTTATTTTAAACGATACACAAAGGAAGCACGTCATCGAGTAAAAAATATTGTGATTGATATGTACGCTCCTTACATCAGCCTCATTAAGGATCTTTTTCCTCATGCCCAAATTATCATTGATAAATTTCATCTCGTTCAACATCTCTCTCGTGCACTGAACAAAACTCGAATCCGATTCATGAAAAAGTTCAAAAAGCATGGTCGTAAATTCAAACGTTATTGGCGCTTATTTTTAAAATCTCACGCTTTACTTAATACCACCACTTATCGATCAGTTTACTGCTTTAAACAACCCATGCGTGAAATTGATATCTTAAACTTTCTACTTGATTTATCTCCTGAATTAAAAGCAACCTATGATTTATATCAAGAGTTACTTTTCGCTCTTCAGACAAAAAACTTAAAACGATTTAATCATTTACTCGAAACGGAACATCCGCTTGTTTCTCCTGAGTTTCAAACGGCTTTCCAAACCTTTAAAACTTATCAATCCTATATTAAAAATACACTCTCAACTCATTACACAAATGGTCCCATCGAAGGAATTAATAATAAAATTAAGGTCATTAAGCGTATTGCCTTTGGATATCGTAGTTTCTATCACTTTAAATCTCGTATTCTCATGGTTCAAAATCTAACAAAGCCTAAAACGAAAATCCTAGCAGCATAG
- the frr gene encoding ribosome recycling factor — MPKSVLTNADTRMSKAIDSLKREFSVLRTGRASAALLDNIQVDYYGMPTPINQMAQITVPEARQLVIKPYDKSMLSAIERSINEANIGLTPNNDGEVIRLNVPALTEERRRELAKKVKGFAEDAKVAIRNVRRDANDEFKKLQKNGEITEDALKGYTEDVQKLTDKKIKEVDAVADEKEKDIMSI; from the coding sequence ATGCCTAAAAGTGTATTAACAAACGCAGATACTCGAATGAGTAAAGCAATTGATTCTTTAAAACGTGAGTTTTCAGTATTACGTACTGGACGCGCAAGTGCAGCATTATTAGATAATATTCAAGTAGATTATTATGGAATGCCAACACCAATTAATCAAATGGCACAAATTACAGTTCCGGAAGCACGTCAACTTGTAATTAAACCATATGATAAATCAATGTTATCAGCGATTGAACGTTCAATTAATGAAGCAAACATTGGATTAACACCAAATAATGATGGTGAAGTTATTCGCTTAAATGTTCCAGCTTTAACTGAAGAACGTCGTCGTGAGTTAGCGAAAAAAGTTAAAGGATTCGCAGAAGATGCAAAAGTTGCAATCCGAAATGTTCGTCGTGATGCCAATGATGAATTTAAAAAATTACAAAAAAATGGTGAAATTACTGAAGATGCTTTAAAAGGTTATACTGAAGATGTTCAAAAATTAACTGATAAAAAAATCAAAGAAGTTGACGCAGTCGCTGACGAAAAAGAAAAAGATATTATGTCTATCTAG
- the pyrH gene encoding UMP kinase has protein sequence MAAYKRVVLKLSGEALAGGKGFGIDAETVQQIALQIKSAYEIGVEIAIIVGGGNIWRGKTASEMGMERSSADYMGMLATVMNALALQNALEGCGIQTRTQTSIHMNQIAEPYIRRRAIRHLEKGRIVIFGGGTGNPYFSTDTTAALRAAEINADAILMAKNGVDGVYNDDPRYNKEATKYDELSYLEVLNQGLQVMDSTAASLCMDNDIELLVFNMNESGNIKKAVAGEKIGTIVKGR, from the coding sequence ATGGCGGCTTACAAGCGCGTTGTTTTAAAGCTAAGCGGTGAAGCTTTAGCAGGAGGAAAAGGGTTTGGTATTGATGCTGAGACCGTGCAACAGATTGCACTACAAATTAAAAGTGCATATGAAATAGGTGTAGAAATTGCAATTATCGTCGGTGGAGGTAATATTTGGCGTGGGAAAACTGCCAGCGAAATGGGAATGGAACGATCTAGTGCTGACTATATGGGAATGTTAGCAACCGTAATGAATGCACTGGCGTTGCAAAACGCGTTAGAAGGATGTGGGATTCAAACACGTACGCAAACTTCTATTCATATGAATCAAATTGCAGAGCCTTATATTCGTCGTCGTGCTATCCGCCATTTAGAAAAGGGACGTATCGTTATTTTTGGTGGTGGAACTGGAAATCCATATTTTTCAACAGACACGACAGCTGCTTTACGCGCAGCAGAAATTAATGCAGATGCAATTTTAATGGCAAAGAATGGCGTAGATGGTGTATATAATGATGATCCACGTTATAATAAAGAAGCAACTAAATATGATGAGTTATCATATCTAGAAGTTTTAAATCAAGGGTTACAGGTAATGGATTCTACAGCGGCTTCTTTATGTATGGATAATGATATTGAATTATTAGTTTTTAATATGAATGAGTCTGGTAATATTAAAAAGGCTGTAGCCGGAGAAAAAATCGGAACAATCGTGAAAGGGAGATAA
- the tsf gene encoding translation elongation factor Ts — protein MAITAAMVKELREKTSAGMMDCKKALVETNGDMSAAIDWLRERGIAKAAKKSDRVAAEGLCSVAIDGNTAVIFELNSETDFVAKNEQFLSLLDKLGKILVANKPANVEEALAIEVDGTTVDAMLIEATSTIGEKITLRRLTVVEKADNEFFGSYLHMGGRIAALTVVEGKEEVAKDAAMHAAAINPQYLTVDQVPAEVVAKEREILTQEALNEGKPANIVEKMVEGRIRKFLADVCMLEQPFVKDGDVTVAKYAKNNGSTIKLFIRLEVGEGIEKVVANFAEEVMSQVRA, from the coding sequence ATGGCAATTACAGCGGCTATGGTTAAAGAATTACGTGAAAAAACTAGTGCAGGAATGATGGACTGTAAAAAAGCATTAGTAGAAACAAATGGAGATATGTCAGCTGCAATCGATTGGTTACGTGAACGTGGAATCGCAAAAGCAGCTAAAAAATCAGATCGTGTAGCGGCTGAAGGATTATGCTCAGTAGCAATCGATGGTAATACAGCAGTTATTTTTGAGTTAAACTCAGAAACAGACTTCGTTGCTAAGAATGAACAATTCTTATCATTATTAGATAAATTAGGAAAAATCTTAGTAGCTAACAAACCAGCAAATGTTGAAGAAGCATTAGCAATTGAAGTTGATGGAACAACAGTAGATGCAATGTTAATCGAAGCAACATCAACAATCGGAGAAAAAATTACGTTACGTCGTTTAACAGTTGTTGAAAAAGCAGATAACGAATTCTTTGGTTCTTACTTACACATGGGAGGACGTATTGCAGCATTAACAGTTGTTGAAGGAAAAGAAGAAGTTGCTAAGGACGCAGCTATGCATGCAGCAGCTATTAACCCACAATATTTAACTGTTGATCAAGTTCCTGCTGAAGTTGTAGCTAAAGAACGTGAAATCTTAACTCAAGAAGCATTAAATGAAGGAAAACCAGCTAATATCGTTGAAAAAATGGTAGAAGGTCGTATCCGTAAATTCTTAGCAGATGTATGTATGTTAGAACAACCATTTGTTAAAGATGGAGATGTTACTGTTGCTAAATATGCTAAGAATAATGGATCAACAATCAAATTATTTATCCGATTAGAAGTTGGAGAAGGAATTGAGAAAGTTGTTGCAAACTTCGCTGAAGAAGTAATGAGCCAAGTTCGCGCATAA
- the rpsB gene encoding 30S ribosomal protein S2 yields the protein MAIISMKQLLEAGVHFGHQTRRWNPKMKKYIYTDRNGIYIIDLQKTAKKLDEAYYALQEVAKDGGRVLFVGTKKQAQEAVKDEAIRGGQFWVNQRWLGGTLTNFKTIQARIARLEELETMEQDGTFDVLPKKEVITLRKEMDRLNKFLGGIRDMKELPSAIFVIDPRKERIAIAEARKLNIPVFGIVDTNCDPEDVDYVIPANDDAIRAVRLIVGKMVDAIIEVNQGSAEEVATEEVVEEAVVAE from the coding sequence ATGGCTATTATCTCAATGAAGCAATTGTTAGAAGCAGGGGTACACTTCGGACACCAAACACGTCGTTGGAACCCAAAAATGAAAAAATACATCTACACTGATCGTAATGGAATTTACATCATCGACTTACAAAAAACAGCTAAAAAATTAGATGAAGCTTATTACGCTTTACAAGAAGTCGCAAAAGATGGTGGACGTGTTTTATTCGTAGGAACTAAAAAACAAGCTCAAGAAGCTGTTAAAGATGAAGCAATCCGTGGAGGACAATTCTGGGTTAACCAACGTTGGTTAGGTGGAACTTTAACAAACTTTAAAACTATCCAAGCTCGTATTGCTCGTTTAGAAGAATTAGAAACAATGGAGCAAGATGGTACATTTGATGTATTACCTAAAAAAGAAGTTATCACATTACGCAAAGAAATGGATCGTTTAAATAAATTCTTAGGCGGAATCCGTGATATGAAAGAATTACCAAGCGCAATCTTCGTAATTGATCCTCGTAAAGAGCGTATTGCAATTGCAGAAGCACGTAAATTAAACATTCCAGTATTCGGTATTGTTGATACAAACTGTGATCCTGAAGATGTTGATTATGTAATTCCAGCTAACGATGACGCTATCCGTGCGGTACGTTTAATTGTTGGTAAAATGGTTGATGCAATCATTGAAGTAAATCAAGGATCTGCTGAAGAAGTAGCTACTGAAGAAGTAGTTGAAGAAGCAGTAGTAGCTGAGTAA